The Pectinophora gossypiella chromosome 15, ilPecGoss1.1, whole genome shotgun sequence genome segment GGCATATCAACAGAAAACCAAACGACACAGCATATTTCCTACTTTTGACTTTAGCGAAGATGAAGATGCCGCCGCTTCAAAAGCCTACAGAGACAAAACAAAGTCTGGTCGAAAAAGTATATTTCCTACTTTCGATTTTAGCGATCCTGAAGAAGATACTGctaaaaaatacaaagaaagtacTCGGCGTGGCAGACGCAGTATATTTCCTACTTTCGATTTCAGCGAGCAAACTAATGATGAAGAAGATGATACAGTAGACGAAGAAGAATTACAGAGATATCAAAACCGAACTAAAAAAGGACGATTAAGTCTATTCCCCACATTCGGTAAGAATAAGAAAACTGATGAAGAAGCTGTAATGCCGGAAAGTTCTGATGAATTAGAGAATTACAAGAGCAAGACTAAAAAAGGCAGGTTAAGTTTATTCCCTACATTTGGAAAGGACCGCAAAAGCAGCACGTCACATGAAGAGCCAGTTAGTGATTTGGAAGCAAGTATTAGACAATTTCAAGCAAAAAATGGGCGCGGAGACATGTTTTCGGGAGATGTACAAAATTATCATAATGCAACAGAAAGCGGACGGAGTAGTGGATTTGATGAGGACTTGGAgagatatagaaataaaacaaaacgtggCCGTGGTAGCATGTTTGATCCCGATGTAAACTTAGCTGCTCTACCACAATCGCAACAAGTTGAGGTGTTAGAACAAACAAGTGTTGCAGATTTAATAAGAGCGCTAGCGGTATTAGAAACTGCTGGTCAGAACCCAGCTGGTGCTGGACTATTAGACTTAATGAGTCAACCTCCGCTACCCAAACCTGCTCAAACTCGAAGACGTGGTTCAATTAGGCCTTTAGATTTCGTTTTGCCACCAATACCTAGTAGAATAGAAAATCCTCCTAGTAAGGAGGAAACATCTCCTACTACAGTTGATAATCCTAGTACTAAGATAGATATGCCACATAGCACCGAGGACGGTGCGGGTCCTAGACGAAGAAGGACATCCGGTAGAACAGCAGCAGCGCAGTTCACTCCGACGTTAGCTACAGTGGTTGCCGGAGCAGAGTTGCAGATACCTACGGCTACAGCTGCAAGAGAAAATCGTATGTCGATGTTACAGCAGCCACCACCTACGTACTCGGAAAGTATGAGTGAAGGAGAGCCTCAAGTTCCTAGAGTAAGAAGATATTCACCAGCACCGAGTGACCACAGTCGACCGAGTACAGGTCCTGTGCCAAGACTCTTCTCACGCATACGTAAAGAAAGTTCTAGTACACCAGAAGAGGGGAACTCCAGAAGAGGTAGTTTAACAGATGTAGTAATAGATAACGGTAAAGACCAAACGTAACAAAGTGCCTTTATAGTACAATTATagttgtaagtatttaaaatgtgactatatttatttagtattaactTAAATTATATCTCGTCCAGaatcaatttgttttttattatcctCTGTACTTATACATTTTTGGGTAGATACACTAACTAGTCGTAAAAGATACCTATGTTCCAGCTGTTTTTTAGTTTAGTAAACATCCTCATCCTCTCTACAATACAAACCCATGGTATATTTTTATTCCTCATATCGCATGATGAATGAAAGCAGCGTGGTCGagtgctccatactccctccggtagattgagaaGAAGCCTGTACCCAACAGTGGggctttttatttataatttttatacaataaaCGAATAATGCGATGAGTTTTTTCTTGTCATTAATTCTTGGAAGTCCCGACGAACATACAtgatttgttaatatttttaaagaggGTTGTAATGAGAACACTAAAATAATGTGATATGTTTTAATTGTATCATCAGATATACTATAGCCTTATGtactcttaataataataaaaataactaaaaattacACTAATATAGTGTATGCACTAACATCGAAATAAATATTACGTGCTTCATTAAAACCTAGTTTATCAACCGCTTAAAGAAGCGAAAATTAAACCatattacatttttacaataacaaaataggtacttacatagatACCTATACAGGAAACACAAATGTAATCCATTTCCATTTTCTAATGAAGTGGATAATTAAAATTGTGCAAATATAAGTGacgtaagtaattaatacacCATAAAAGTTCAAATTAAACCATTGCAAATCTTCCATAatcacaacaaaatagaaatgAGTTAACACAAAATTGGTGGACCTATCCTACGCTGAGTATTTCAAACAACTTAGTATTACAATAGCTAAATAATACTATGATTATTTACAAAACACTTGAGTTACATTATGTACGTCTTCTGAACTCTCGTCGTCTTTACAGTACTTGCTGTCACTAGTGCTTCGGCACATGTCAAGATCTCAAAGTGAGATTAATTGTCAAAATGTTCAAGTCTCGAAGCTATCTTGTATGACACTTTTACTTGTATCTAGAGTTTTTGAATAACACTGATCGATATTCCCGTTGTCATCTTTAAGTAGAGATTCGAAGATGGATATGAGGTTGTTTAGGCCGATGAGGTATCCATCTTCGTGGTTGCCGACTTTCCATGCTGAATCGTGGTCAATATTGACCTCATCTGGTACAGGGACAGTCTTTGCGAAGTCAATCATCCAAACGGAGGCTCTTCTTTTATCGTGGACGAAGAGTAGAGAGCTGCCAATGAGCTCGTGTGTTCTAAAAAAGTGGGACTCTTTAAGTGTTGCTCTGATGTTCTTCAATCTCTCAAGGTAGCATGGCTGGAAATtaagaaaaaagtaaagttaGATATTGATTTTATCGGTACTttacaaattacttaaattaaaacaacaatggtgctaattcctgtaaataccgtctaattttattttaagttatatctgtcattttcttatccgccgaaaaggaaagggacgggtaatcgacaagcataacaatttatggaacacacgtcaattttaagcacaaatctaaaccaaccgtctaaaaattttacatccgtcaaaataacccgacaaagttaagtagacagcacgtcaaacggaatgcataccagcgacgtaccttttgattcgcccgggttattcattcatttactcattcttcctaaaattaagagctgtgaatcatccgtccctttccttttcgacggatacgaaaatgacggatataacctaaaataaaattaggcggtgtctgcaggaatcggggccaatgtaatcATAAAAAATTGACAGCATTTTTTTTCCCTCTGGTATTTTCATTGAAGtcgtttagtggaaaaaaataaaaataaacttaccacGGCATTAGGGAAGTTATTGGTGAACTCTTTAAAAGCTTCCACAATTTGCTCCCTGGTTTTCGTCGTTTTGAAGTCTTTAGAGCTGGTGCCATCAGCCTTCTTCACGCCATCTATTCTGAAGCCAAGAGTGGCCGTGGAACTGATGGTTTCTCTCCAGATCATGTATCTGGGTTTAGTGACTCCTTTACTTCTGTGCTCCTCATCCGTTGGCGCCTTTGGGTCAATCTGGATCATTTTCTCGTACATATCCTGAAAGAAAACAGAGATATTCTTTTATTATCAAGTTTACAGTAACTTTAAACAACATTGAGTTTTGGTACAGTTCAAAAAGAATCAAAACTAAATTACTCTTTTTCTTCATTTCAATGGACACGATATAACAGTAATTTTAGCCTGTTTGACTTGGCACTAGAATGAGCAAATATGCCTTGCAATATGAGTCGAGAAAAGCTATAGCAAGTACGTTTTACTAATAACGATTACGATTTAATTACAATAACTAATACTTTATAATCTATTACTTTGGTGTCATTTTTGCGTCAAAAGTATTAAGTATGTTTGTATTTACATTGTACAAATAATAACAAGTCGGTACTGTGATCAATCTCATGTTAGTATAGGGTGGGATTACGCGAAGAGTCGTTTATGTTTTACATACTACGTAAAATCTATTTCTTATCTGTCAAGTGTAAATGacattaatgaaaaaaaacacGTTTTATCTACGTTTAACAATCATAATAGTATCTAAACTTTATTACGCTGTCAAAAGGTATAAAATTCCTTGTTTCTCAACTAAGAAGGTTAAGTAGGCACGATACGTTTAAACAGATAATTTTAGTTTCAAATGACGTTGTTTGcatatttctgtatttttatctCAGAAGTGAATATAAAAATGCGAAAATAGTTTTATATGGCTAATAACACGGTAATTGAGATAATTTAGTATGAAAACAAACAGATAAGtactattaaaataataaaatgtgacCACATTGTCCCTCGTGGTTGGTcgtcaaataaattatttgtgatTTTTATCAGTCAAACGTACACATAAAGTACCTACGAATACCATACGATAGCTCCAAGATATATTAGGTAAGTTACAGATGATAGGCATATGACTTTATTAACGtcaaacttatattattatggacaaacttgttaaaagtTCGCAAGGTACTTTTTACAGATAATAAGAGTAATGTTCGAATATTCCGCACACAAAGTTGAAAAATATCAACCAGTGGGGAATCTAGGGAAGAAGTGTAGAAATGTTTAATCATCCCAATTAGATacaagctcgcctatgctttaagataaatattaataaaaatattaaagtatcaccatcatcaccatAGGCCTATTATTGCACACGTGACACAAACGAACAAATGAAAGAGACtgactattaaaatactgaagatTTGTGTCTAAAAGAAAGTACAAAgtgttttaaatttacgcggttattatcataattaaaacacataataacgggttcttaccgcgtttaaagcagggatatctGCCATAAAGCAGAAGCAGGGAtgtgagtctcatatccctgctttaaacgcggtaagaacccgttattatgtgttgtaattacaaaaagtgtgtacaataaagaagcCTCCATACCTTTCTCAACTTGGTCTTCTCCTTGGCTTTAGCCAGCTCCTCCTCGAGGTAGGTCCTGACTCCGATCTTGCAGTCCATCACACACGGACAGTCGAAGTCGCTCAGCAAGTCTTGTAGTTGAAGGTATACTGATCAGGGGTTGTTAAGGAAATTCATGTGATGAAGACATACAAAGACatggtttgcgtttgaccataatctcaccTACTTATAGATAAGTTACGATAACTGGATCACTATGACAATTTTTGAGGGGCTACGAATATTACATGGTCAgtgggttagccaagttgctaaCAATTGGgccatgaaattctgattactaaataaaggagATATTCATTTAATGTCTATCATTAACATTACATAAAATCATTGGCTAttgaaataacatacataacataaaataaatagcctatatacgtcccactgctgggcgcaggcctccactcaatcaaccggagggggctaTTGAAATATCTGTCATTAATTACTTTACGCTTGTGCCAAACTTTAACCCACTCActtaaaagttttgtttttttttttttttaaattagagcCCAAAATTAACTTAGAGATTCAAAAACACAAACCGTGGTCGTTCTaacgattttttttctatattcgGCGATATATAGTAACTAGATATTACGTCTGAAGAATTATATTGTTAATTTTTGCATGAAAAAGGATACGTTCTCCGTCGTCTGACTGCACTTGTCCCTTATATTCGGGGACGAACGGCCGCAGAACATCTTTCATCAGCAGCTGTAACAATCAAAACAATACCATAAGTATAACGTCATACAAATATCATTATGAGATCCACATCTGCTCATTCTTCTTTATCTCCGCTTCTGAAATGAATAGGGAATGAAAGCTACTGAAGAACCGGATATTTAGTTGCCCACATTCTGTTCCGAAGTTGGCAATATTTCTTGTAGCTAGATAAATCgggaagagctcggtggcgcagcggtaaacgcgctcggtctgcgattgttgaagttaagcaactttcgcaaaggccggtcataggatgggtgaccacaaaaaaaagttttcatctcgagctcctccgtgcttcggaaggcacgttaagccgttggtcccggctgcattagcagtcgttaataaccatcaatccgcactgggcccgcgtgatggtttaaggcccgatctccctatccatccatagggaaggcccgtgccccagcagtggggacatttatgggctgatgatgatgagataaatCGGAGAGgggtcgcttctataaaaaaccggacctgccaaatctacACGTTAGGTAGGCAGATCCcgttaaaaacgggataacgctagagagatgatgaaatGTATCGAAGAGGTTCTGTTTTCATTTTCAAAccattatatacatacaatcattaaaaagagaaaaagaaCTGACTGCGTATGGATCAAAAATTGGCGTAAGCGAGATGTaaaggatattttttaaatgagaaCACAGTTAATCAGGACGATGGTCTTATGGAACAAGGACACGACAATACCATGAACTAGAAACCTATTGTAAAACTGGACCAACTATTCCGAAAATACACTAACGTCAACATTGTTCTAATTACCgtcaattacaaaataaactggACATTAAAAGAAACCCACTGAATAGGGTTGCCAGAATTTCAGCTTTTGTAGATTAGTAATATGATATTTTAGTAGGTATATCTAAggttttaaaatgaaataaagcgATTTTGATTTTGACCGTTTTGTTGGCCTTTAAAAATAGTACAAAATTTTTACCTACGTCAATGTCAACGtcttattatatacatacaatatacataaaatcGAAAATATCATAGATTTGAAAGTGAATGTTCAAATTTTGAACTATCAGTGGTAAAGAGTCCCTTTCAAGATTACATGCATATCCAGAAAATAGCTCAAGAGAAAAGTTTGAaactttataatattgttatttttggacAGCCCTGCTCATATCTCATTAAGTTATTGTTAACGTTCTGACGTCAAACAATGATATACCTACAAATAGGTATAATGTTTGTACTTTCTTAGCAACAACGTAATATTTTGTCCACAATGAGTAATAATTAAACTAATAAATTATTGTCATTGGTAACTGTATCAAATA includes the following:
- the LOC126373312 gene encoding inositol-trisphosphate 3-kinase B isoform X3 → MRATKMTSSHCRSATPPLSRASSSDLVPRPMSPDLSRRPDLTLDFTRHRPLSPVSPDVLERYRPLSPDLARRSRSPARPRSLMESLLVAKMEALSTGKLVRTDSMESCSSLGSMSSLPSDVCRCDDCLLGIVDFYMPSPEASKVTKKQSERWRKLRNIVQWTPFFQTYKKQRYPWVQLAGHQGNFKAGPDQGTILKKLCPQEERCFQLLMKDVLRPFVPEYKGQVQSDDGELYLQLQDLLSDFDCPCVMDCKIGVRTYLEEELAKAKEKTKLRKDMYEKMIQIDPKAPTDEEHRSKGVTKPRYMIWRETISSTATLGFRIDGVKKADGTSSKDFKTTKTREQIVEAFKEFTNNFPNAVPCYLERLKNIRATLKESHFFRTHELIGSSLLFVHDKRRASVWMIDFAKTVPVPDEVNIDHDSAWKVGNHEDGYLIGLNNLISIFESLLKDDNGNIDQCYSKTLDTSKSVIQDSFET
- the LOC126373312 gene encoding inositol-trisphosphate 3-kinase B isoform X2, whose protein sequence is MPECTEQFTFTIPIIRYTMDPEDRPEGSATQEPPGKKISLTPIKIETPDNGRRLSEPSRYYIPPQCNNRLSPRSARKRDSRRNSKTDLKDESLTKDSFGPKPCNCADCRASSPLPPGYGPETLSPGYDQMKSSLSNVPWTEDFTEASSDDLSSEWDSDVPEPPPPTPKQSERWRKLRNIVQWTPFFQTYKKQRYPWVQLAGHQGNFKAGPDQGTILKKLCPQEERCFQLLMKDVLRPFVPEYKGQVQSDDGELYLQLQDLLSDFDCPCVMDCKIGVRTYLEEELAKAKEKTKLRKDMYEKMIQIDPKAPTDEEHRSKGVTKPRYMIWRETISSTATLGFRIDGVKKADGTSSKDFKTTKTREQIVEAFKEFTNNFPNAVPCYLERLKNIRATLKESHFFRTHELIGSSLLFVHDKRRASVWMIDFAKTVPVPDEVNIDHDSAWKVGNHEDGYLIGLNNLISIFESLLKDDNGNIDQCYSKTLDTSKSVIQDSFET